A genomic window from Bacillota bacterium LX-D includes:
- a CDS encoding MerR family transcriptional regulator gives MAYTVKQVSEMTGVTIRALRFYDRIGLLKPAGMTEAGYRLYDDGNIELLQQIMFLRELDFSLEQIKDIVTSSQYDRKQALIKQAELLNQKAERLKSLAELAIKTSKTIEGSVNMDKKEMFKEFDMSRIIEHKNKYAEEVKQRWGETDAYKESQAKTSRYTEEDWKRIHEIQQSNIEKMAELFKQGVSPESDEMQRLVKESQQIITDNFYNCTLDILSGLGEMYVADERFKANYDKYADGLAVFVNDAIQYYCINNTK, from the coding sequence CAATAAGGGCACTGAGGTTTTACGACAGGATTGGGTTATTGAAGCCTGCAGGTATGACCGAAGCAGGTTACCGGTTATATGATGACGGCAATATAGAACTTTTACAGCAAATCATGTTTCTGAGGGAACTGGACTTTTCCCTGGAGCAAATAAAGGATATCGTAACGAGTTCACAATATGACCGGAAGCAGGCTCTCATTAAGCAGGCAGAGCTGTTGAACCAGAAAGCTGAGAGGCTGAAATCTTTGGCTGAACTTGCCATAAAAACCTCAAAAACCATTGAAGGAAGTGTCAATATGGACAAGAAAGAGATGTTCAAGGAGTTTGATATGAGCCGGATAATTGAACACAAAAACAAATATGCCGAGGAAGTAAAACAGCGTTGGGGCGAAACCGACGCATACAAAGAATCACAGGCCAAAACATCGAGATATACAGAAGAGGATTGGAAAAGAATTCATGAGATTCAGCAATCGAATATTGAAAAGATGGCTGAATTATTCAAACAGGGTGTATCTCCTGAAAGCGATGAGATGCAAAGACTGGTTAAGGAAAGCCAGCAAATCATCACCGACAATTTTTATAATTGTACCCTGGATATTCTGAGTGGTTTGGGAGAGATGTATGTTGCAGATGAGCGTTTTAAAGCTAATTATGACAAATATGCAGATGGTCTGGCTGTTTTTGTGAATGATGCGATTCAGTACTACTGT